Part of the Candidatus Moraniibacteriota bacterium genome is shown below.
CAGTACCACCACTCCGCTCCCCAGAGATACACCTCCGAAAAACCAACCTGCTGTGCATATCGGACATTCTCAATGAGCTGCCCAGCATTCATCGTCTTCCACTGTTCATCGAGCGAAACATCCGTCAACGATCCATTTGCCCACGGCTCTGCCTGAAGTTCAATGACCATAAATCGTTCTTGATGCGTAAACAGCCGAACAAGCATTTCCTTGAAGCGAAAGAAATTCGGTCCAATCGGATACGTGATATACCCAAAACGATTGCTCCAGAGCTTCCGATAGAGCGTTGTCCCAAATGCATCTCCGCGACTCGCTGCCGGAATCCACGTCGAAAGCTCGCCACTGTCGGTCGTGAGTATCGAACGAGAAGGATCTGCCATATGCGCAGCGGCAACCTCCCGATCAAGCACGTCACTCGAAATGGGCGGACAAATACCAAAAGCAAGAAACGGCTCATTCTCAATCTGCCAGAGAGAGATCTCTGAATGATTCTTGTATCGACCAATCGTCTCTTGAATAAAGCGAATCGCAGCTTCGTTTTTCAATGCTTCTGTATCTGCCCATGCTGGGACAAAACACTCCGGCCATCGTGGCACCTTCTGCCCCACCGCGAGGATTACTTCGGCGCCATACTGCCGCGCCATATCAAGTTGCCAGTCTATGTCCGAAAAATCAAAACTCCCGCGCTCACGCTCAACCGCATCCCAGTATACCGGGATGCGCACCCTCCGAACGCCCAGGTCAGAGAGAATCGCTCGCAGCGTTTCAGACGCATCGAGTCCCAAGTCCCGCGCAAACCGACTCGAGAATGTCACTCCGAACTGCACATCTTCGCGAGGTGCTGGCCCCGGAAGGTTGAAGTACACAAAAAGAATCACCGAAAGAATACAAACAAAAAGAACCATCCACAGAGAAAATTTCAAAAACAGAAAAAATATTTTTTTCATTTCTTTTAGAAAAGAGAAATCTCTCCGCGAACCGAGAGCCACACGCCGATTGATATACAAACAAAAGCGCCTGCCTTCCGAAGCCAATCTGCATGAGACAATCTCTCCGAAAAAATAGTGGGAAATCTCCCTGAAAGGAGAAGTGCTATCAAGAAGACAAATGCAAATTGAACACCGACAAGCGCTTGAACAAGCGCAACCGGTCCACGATATGTCGCAAATATGATGAGAATCGCACCAATCCCACCAAGCGTCTTGCCGGAAATAAAAATAAGCCATGTCGGGAGAGCGCCCGTCTGCCGACGTTGCAGAGTATTGCTCTGCGAAAGAGCAGAGCGAGAAAACATTGCTTTCCAAGAAGGCATCTTCTTGGGCAAAAATGGCATAATATCTCGACGATATATGGGAATAAAAAGCAAAAGCATTCCACCAAGAAACACTCCAAATCGCGACCAGATGAGTCCACTCACAAAATTCGCCCCACTCCCTTCGCCAAACTTTATGAGAAGATAAAATCCTGCAAGAAATACACCCGAAAGAAGCGAAAGTCCAACATCTCTCCGCGAATACGGTCGCCCATCGGAGCCGGAAAAAGAAAGCAATACCGCGCCACCAAGCAACAAGAAAAACGAAAGAAAACCAAAAATGGGAATCTCCCCTGAAATAAAAATACGAACAATCGAAGGCAACAAAGTCACAATCGCCGAGAAGATACCAACGAGTGGCAAAATCCTAGATACTTCACCTGTCTGAAATGCTGTAAACAAAAAAAGCAAGCTCCAGGAAAAGAGCATCCCCGACACCAAGAAAATCGCCATCCCCATCGGCGGAAGTATCTGTAGTCCAAATGGTGCGAGCACAAATGAAACAAGGCTAAACAATGTTAAAAGTACAACATATACAACCGGCTTCTCGATTCGCCCAGACACCAAAAACTTATCAGCAACCCCTGAAAGCGCCGTCATCCCATACCCCCCAATAGCCGCGAAGAGCCAGAGCATATCTTTTTGTATTACAGCAAAGAAGAGTGACCTTCTTTCATTATACCATCAAAGCACTCAAAAAAGAGTGTAAAAAAGACAGCTACTCCTCTCTCGTTGACCACACCAAAAAATCAGAAAAACCTCGAATAGACTCCTTTCACATCCGCAATCCACTTGGCAACGCTCTCTGGAGAGTGCCCCTCACAAGATGAACCACACTTCCACACGATGAGTCGCTCCGGAGAATCCAGATGCTTCTCGTGGACAAGCTCAGAAAGCCGATTGCCTACGGTTTCAATTGCTTCCTCTGGACCTGCAAAACACGCGTAGCCCATACTCGTACCGCGACTCCCCGTTCCTTTGTAGCCCCAGTAATTGTAACAGTCAAGACTATCCTTCGTCGGCGCGTGCTCGCCCCACGAGCTTTCCTTCCGAGCAATGCTCACCAAAAATGCCGCCGTCTCATGGTCACGCTTCGCAAGAAAAGGCACCATCGTTTCCATCGGCTCGCCCTGAAGCGTCGAGGCAAGAAGCATTCGAAATCGGAAGTCTTCCTCTGATTCACCCGTCCTTGGAGATGTTTCCGCTTCACATGACGGAGAAACAAACGCCTCTTCCACACTGAAATCAGCGCTACCTCCATGAAATTCCAACGGGTTGTCCTGCACACTTATATCCGACGCCTGTACCACAGTCGGCATCCCACTAAAAAAGAACGCAAAAAAGAGGCTCAAAAAGCCAAAGAGTCCGAAAATACGCCGTGTCCCCCTGCATAAAGGAATATCCATATAAAAAAGTGTTACCGAACGATAACACTTATTTCTATCATATTTAATTCTATTCGTCAAGCTGGTGGAAATAGAGATCGACATCCTGAATCCACTTCTTCGTGTCCGCTTTGTTGTGAGTCGAGCAGTCATATCCGCACTTCCACACCACCATCATTTCTGCCGGCGTATCGACTTTCTCCGCATAGATGAGTTTCTCCAGACGACGCGACACCGTATCAACCGCATCCTTCGGGCTATTGAAACACGTATGCCCGCCCGTCCCCATGAGGCGACGCTTCCCGCGATACCCCCAATAATTGAAGCAATCGTGACTCTTCAAGAGCGGCACTCGCTTCCCCCATGCACTCTCTTTCTTGGCAATGCCGACGAGAAATGCCGCCACAATTTTATCTTTCTCCATAATATACGGCACCATGTCTTCTATCGGATACCCCGAAACCATCTCTCGAATCTTTACTTCAAGCGCTTCTTTTTCTTCAATCTCCCGAATGCTCTCAAGATCATCCGTCACCTCGTTTACAAAACGATCATCAGACTGATCACTCGCCCCGAGGACAGTTGGCTCATCTGGTATCACTGGTTCAGGGCGTTCTAGGACAACCTTTGAAGTGGCTATGGATTCTCCCTGAGCAAAGGCGTGCTCACCAAAATATCGATAGGTCAATGTTGTCGAAATCACGCCAAGAAAAACTGCGCCGACGAGCGACGTGCGAAGTGCGAGACGTGGAGAAAGTGAGAAGAGAGCGCCTGTTCTTATAATACATTTTTCAACCGCACGAAGCCGACACGCATACCGATACCGCAGAGACACTGGGTGCAAGTGCTTACTCTCGGCAGACATGCCCGGAGAACGCAACCGAATATCATCAATATGCTTCCGTGATAATCCTTCTGATTCTTTCGAGTGGGGACGACCACCATAGGCAATGCGACTTCCACGAAAAAACACGGTTGATTCAAGTGGCTGTGCAAGAAAATCACGAGAAGAATGTACGTTCTTCCGGACAACGGCGGTCTCTGATTGTTTTTGTTTCAGAGCAACATCGATATACACGCGCCCTCTCGCACCTCGCGATGTTTGTGAAGGTAAATTCATGATTTCACTTCTATTTCTATTGAATGCCAGCTTTCTCTTTAAAGAACTTTTCAGCATCTGGCCCACCAACAAAACATTTCCCTTCCGCCCAGACAAATGGCACGCCCATGCTGGACTTTTCTATCTTACATTCATCGGCTCGGCTCTGCATTTCGCGAGAGTTTTTCGTATTGTGCCACACTTCTTTCTTCGCAAAAGAAACCTTCTCGGCGATATGATTTTCTTCGAGAAATTTCTCAAGATCTTTGCAATGCGGACATTCTTTCCCGTAATAATAGACTATCGACGAATTGGGATCACCAGAATCATCAGGTGATGGAGCGCTTGCCGATGGCGCACTCGTGATTCCCCAGGCAATAAAACCCAAGATTCCCACGACGAGAGCACCTATAAGAGCCACCTTTGCATACTGAGACATACATGCGCAAATAAAGGATTACCCTGTACGAGAAAGTATAGCATTTCTTCCCTTTCTCATCCACCACAAGAGAATTCCTGCAGCAACAATCAGCGCCAAGCAAAGGATCTGTCCTAACGTAAAAATACTCCAAATAAAGCCGATCTGCCTGTCTGGCTCACGGAGATATTCGAGAAAGAATCGAATCCCTCCATACAAACCAAGCGCCCAGGCAAAAAGTTTCCCCGGAATCTTCATTCGCTTTGAGAGAACAAGAAGCGCCGCCCAAAGAACCACTCCTTCGCCACACGCCTCATAGAGTTGGGACGGATGATGAAGGAATGCATCGCCAGCACGCGGAAAGAACATGCCCCATGACACACTCGTCACGCGACCAAAGAGCTCTCCCGTAAAAAAGTTCCCGAGACGCCCAAAGAAAATAGCAATCGGCACAGAGAGCGCTACCGCATCCAACAATACACACACAGACTTCCGATACTTCCAAGCAAAAACAAGTACTGCGAGCACTATACCAACAATTCCCCCATGAGCGCTCATACCAGCAATACCAATCCATGCGCCCGTTTCAAGATCAAATGGCGAGACAAGCGAAGCGGGATGTGCAACGAAAAAAGCAGCATTATAGAAAATCGCGTATCCAAATCGAGCACCAATAATTGCACCACCGAGAAGAAACAGAGAAAAATCTAAGAATTCCTCTCGAGAAAGCACTGCTATAGAATCTCGGCAAGTCACTCCCCACAAAAATAACAAAGAAAAAAGTGCACCAAGAAGAAAAGTGACGCTATACCAAGAAAGAGAAAAACTGCCGAAAGAACAAACAATCGGATTAATGTGTTCTGGAATATGCTGCCACCAATTCATCATGCCGATCCACTCTGATTGTAGGTATCAAGATCCACCTTGAACTCCCGCGCATAGATCCGAACCAGTGCAAGAAAAAACGAAACAATGATCGGTCCGATAAGCAACCCCACAATACCAAAAAGAGCAATACCGCCAAGCGTTGAGAAAAACACTAGGAGCGGATGAATCTGCGTATCGCGCCCCACAAATTTCGGTCGAAGTACATTGTCTATCGTCGAAATAATCCCTACGCCAAAAGCAAGCAGAAAGGCCCCTTGCCATGCATCTCCTGAGAAAAGGAGCCAAAGCCCCATCGGAAGCCAGACAATACCAGACCCGACCGCCGGAATAAGCGAGAAAAATCCCATCACTGCTCCCCAGATAGCCGGCGATGAAACCCCGGCGACTGCGACACCAATACCACCCACAACTCCCTGCAGAATCGCGACAGCGATAGAACCCTTCACGACCGCCCGACTCATAGATGCAAAGTCATACATAAGCTCCTCATCATCACGATCCGACAGAGGGCTCATACGTTTCAAGAAATTCAGCACGCACTCACCATCAATGAGAAAGTAAAAGAGCGCGAAGAAGAGTGCAAATATCCAAAGAATCAACCCCGCGACACTTCCATAGAGTGCTTGCAGAAACGAAATGAAAGCACCACTGCCACTCGAGACACTTCCCAGCATATCTGCGAACCGAAAATTCTGAGACGAAAGAACTTCTCCAATATAAGGAAGTGCCGACAATTTCATTTGAGCCGTCTGCACTATGTCCCCGAGAGAATGCTCCCCTGATGAAAATGCCGAAAGTGCGTTCGTTGCTTCTCCAACGACGAGCGTTGCCAAGATGAGAATCGGAATGATAACAAGGAATGCAACAAGAAGGAGGATGCCCGACGCACTCACAGCGCGTCGACCGCCAGATGCTCGGAGAAAAAATTGATATGTTCCATGAAAGAGAGTCGCCAACACCGCCGCCACCAACAGTGACGTCAAGAAGGGCTGCATAACAAAAAACACCACCCCGCCAGTCACGAAGAAGACAAGGAAAAAGAAAATTGTATTAAAATGAGGAATGCGCATAAAGCTAGTATAGCACAACTTCCCTATCCTTTCCGGAGATCCTCTTTTGAAAATTCAACAAAGACATGCGTTCCAGAGAGAATCTGCACATTCACAAATAGAATGGGAACATTCTCAACCAATATCTTCTCGTGTGGCGGACGGACAGACACGTCCAACCCGTACCGCTCACGAAACCACGCTTTTATTCCCGCTCGCGTATTGTGTGATGATGGAACAAGAAACGGTCGATACTCTCCCTTGAGAGACGAGAAATACTTTCGATGATTTTCATGCAAAGTTACCTCGACCCGTGCATCCTTCCACGCATAATTTCGCACACGCTCTTTTTTTCCTTCCACTCGCAATTGTTTTTGCTTTGTCGTCGACTCTCTCTCACCCTTTTCTTTGGAATACACGCATCGCAGAGCAAGCGGACAAGCGGCACATTTCGGCTTCCCTATGCATATTGCACTGCCAAAATCCATGATCGCCGCATTCAAAGTCTTCGCCGAAACAGAAAAACGATTCCCAATGTTATTCCTCCAATCATCCTTTGCTGCAACATTCTTCTTGTCTCTACTCTTCCCATTTCGCTCTTCCTGAATTTTCTCAAAATATTTTGTCCCAAAAAAGAACCTCCCAATAACGCGCCGGAGATTCGTATCCCACGCAAGCGTATTGACATCATAAGCAAAGCTTGCAATCGCACTCGCCGTATAATCCCCGACACCGGGCAATGTCTGCAATGTCTTAATATCCCGCGGAAATTCCCCACCAAATGTCTCAACAACTATCTTCGCCGTGCGAAGCATATTTCTCCCACGCGAGTAATAGCCAAGTCCCGCATAATACGGCAGGAATTCTTCCCACGACGCTCGTGCGAGTGATTCGACGTCAGGGAAACGCACGAAAAATTTCCCGTAATAGGAAAGAACGCGAGATACCTGTGTCTGCTGAAGCATAATCTCCGACACCCACACTTCGTATGCCGAAATTCCCTCCCGACGCCACGGCAAATGCTCCCGCCCCGCCTTCCCAAAGAAGTCGAGAAGCGTCGATTCAAATAATCGAACACTATTCAGTTGAAACAATCTCCTTGCCATAGCTTTCCATAAAGTAGGAAATATTTTACCATAGAGATATAAGCTTTAACACTGCGCCATGAATACCTTCGAAGCAACTCCGGTAAACAGTCCAAAAGAAAGATCTGCTGATTCCAAAGAAGACATCATTAAACAAAAAGGAGATGCCCTTCGGGAAAAGTTGCGCGCATACCGTTCCCAAAAAGATTTCTTCAAGAATGCCACAGAAAAAGCAAAAGAAATTGGCGTTTCCGCAGAAGAATACCTCATTGAATACGCAGAGAAAGAAGATACCATCAGAGAAGATTCAGACTCTCCCTCCGCCGTGTTTGAATTATCCAACCCTGCAGGTTCAGCTATTAACAATCTCCTCCATGAGAAAATAAAGCAGGGCTTTCTCGCTGATCATGATACGCTCACAGGACTTCTCAACAGGCGAGCTTTTGAAGAAAATGTCCGCCGCCGACAAGCAATCATAAAAAACTTTGAACAACAACCCGAGGTCTTTTCGGAACGTCGCCAAGAAAGCCAAGCTCATACAGAACAGCAGGATTACAGGAGGCACTATTCTATTATGTTCATAGATGCCGATAAGTTCAAGTCAGTGAACACTGAATATGGACATGATGCTGGAGATACCGTCCTCAAAGAAATCGCAAAGACTATCAAAGAAAAAATCCGTGACAACGAAGGCGTAGTAGCTCGATGGGGCGGCGAAGAAATAGTTGCTCTTGTTCCAGTCGATATCGATATCGCCTGCGCAATAGCAGAGCGCATTCGAACAGCTGTCGAGCAAAGAACATTTCGAGCTGAAAGAAAACGCGATTTTCATGTCACCATAAGTATTGGTATTGCTCCATACCAAGATGATAGCAAGAAACAGATAAAAACTGCTGATATGGCCGTTCAAGCAGCAAAAGGCGACTTCTCATCTGTCAAAAATATTGCGGAAAGTCTTGGAGGAATCACGGTAGAGGAAGATCTCAGCGAAACACGTAACCAGATACAATTTGTCGACAAAAATGGGATTCTCTCGAGATTCAAACCAAAAGAATAACAAAAAGATTTCAGGAAAATGAACAGCTTCTGAGATGACCCTATTCCTCCACAATCACTCCTCCTCCCAAACATTCCTCTCCATCATAGAATACAGCGAACTGTCCCGGCGCAATGCCGGGCTGCGATTCGTTGAGGTGTACGCGCCATCGATCTCCCGAAAGCAATCGAATATGACACGGGTATCTTGCTTCTCCGTGGCGTATTTTTACATCGAATGTCCTCTTCTTCGGAAATGAACCAGATACCCAATTCGTATTTTCGATGACAAACTGCTCGCGCGATCCTTCCGCGCCACGCCACGCATTGGAAACAAACACCGTGTTTTCCTTTGCATCTTTTGCAACCACAAACCATGGTCCACCAGAGAGTTTGACACCCTTCCTCTGCCCGATAGTGAAATACCAGAAACCGTCATGCTCTCCGATTTTCTTCCCCGTTTCATATTCGACGAGATCACCTCGCTTCGTACCCAGATAGTGCCCGAGAAATTCATCGAAGCGCACCTTCCCCAAAAAGCATATGCCCTGACTATCTTTTCGACTTGCATTTGGCAAATGAAATTCCTGCGCAAGCTCCCGTACACGATCTTTCTGATATTCTCCAATCGGGAAAAGCGCACGTGACAACTGTACCTGTGAAAGTTGCGAGAGAAAATATGTTTGATCTTTTACCAAATCAGGCGAACACAGAAGCTTCGTCCTCCCTCGAACAAGCGTCGTCCGCGCATAGTGTCCCGTCGCAATGAAGTCAAATGATTCCTTCGCAAGCGTCTCAAAGAATGCACCAAACTTCACTCTAGGGTTACAGAGCATATCAGGGTTTGGCGTCCGTCCAAGGCGCACCTCATCGAGCACATAGGAGACTATCCTTTCCCAATATTCCTTCTGAAGCGGCACAACCGTAAGTGGTACATCGAGCTGTTCACATACCTCGCGAACATATCGCAAATCCTCCTCCCACGGACATTCCCCCAAGAAAGACACCTCATCCTCCAGCCAGATCTTGAGATAAAATGCGCGAACATCATACCCTGCATTTTTAAGCAACGCCAAAGACACAGAGCTATCCACTCCGCCCGAAACAAGCACCGCTATTTTTGATTGCTTTTGCAGTAGTACCATTTAGACCCGTTGTCGTTTAAACACCATCGCCAAACGCAGCAACATCCAAAAAAATTAAAACGCCTCCGTCGAAATGCAACCGAGTTTCAGCATACCTCTCACTATGAATTTTGACAATATCTACTGAAATTTTCCCACTTACCAACAAAAAAACCGGCGACAACCGGTTCTTTTGCTTCGAATTATCAAGACAGAACCTTTCACCAAAAATGAAAATTTCTTACAAAGAAATCCGATAAACTAGGAGTTCGATCCATCACTGGATTCCACAACAGTCCCAAAAGCTGTCTTCAAATCGGCACGAGCCTGTTCGAGTGCCAGCTTGAAATCCGAAAGAGCAGCCGCGAATGACACTTTCTTCGCCTCAGCAAGTGTCTTCACTTGCTCGCCAACCGTGTCCGAATCTTTCCGCTGATCTCCCATAGCCGCCTTGGCATCTTTGAGGCTCGCCTGCAATGTTTCGCGAACAGTCGCCGGATCAACACCCGAATCACAATCGCTTTTCGCGGTCGCAAATGCTGCATCTGCTGCAGATTTAAAGGTCGAGAGACTTGCATCGATAGTCGTCTTCTTTGTGCCAATCGCCGCATCGACACCAGTGCGAAATGCCGCAATCGCTGCATCAACCGTCTGTTGTCGATCGGCAACTGCCTTTTCTACCGTTGCTTTGAACGTCGCAATAGCTGCCTGCTTGTCCGCATCATCACCTGCTCGTTCGAGAAGTTTTGCATACATCTCTTCGCGCTTGGCATCGCGCTCGTTTCGATTCTTCTCGAGCGTCGCATCTCGTTCATCTCGATTCTCATCAAAGACATTCCGGCGATTCGTCTTCCGATCCAAGATATTTTTCTGCGCACCATCCAAACGCTCACTCATTTTCGCATTCCGCTCAATCATGTTCGTGCACAAGTTCTGTTTCCGGTCCATCATATTCTCTTCCCTTTTTGCCTGACGATCCTCGAGAGTACCCTCAACAAGAGCACCCTTCTTCGCATTGTCATTTTCGATCTGAGCCTTTCGCTCCGCTGCAAGGTCATGCGCCCTCACCCAAGGAGCTTTCCTACCACTATCACTATTTCCACTCGTACTGCTTCCCGTCTCACTACTAGAGCTTTCATCAGCGCGTGCAGCCGCAATTCCGAGGGAAAGCACACAGGAAAATGCAACAGAAACAGTTACTCCTTTGAAGAGTCTAGAGCTGTGTATCATCATAGGCGTTAGTTATATCATCAATAGTTTGTACATTCTCTTTCGCTGTTTGCGTCTCGCCAGCTGCTTCATTATCAAGCGCCGATGTATTTGCATCATTCTTCAAGATATCGTCAACAACCGCATCCGGTGTCTCTGGCGTTGCTACCGGTTCTTGCATTGTCGCATCCTTCATCAGAGAGTCGCTCGATGGTGCGGGTGCCGGTGCTGTCGGAGGGAGAGGCATCACCGACGACTCATTCACAAGAGCAGACCGCTGATCAGCAAATTGCCGATAGATAAACGCAAAGGCGATAACCAAAAGTCCTACACCGACAGCAACGGTAATCTTTTGTTTTTCCGTCATAGAAACTTCATTCAAAAAAATTAAAAGTGCTCTTATTCTACCACGACAACACAAGAAAGAAAAAAGGCGATTCATACTCTGGCTTTCTGCCGAAAGTATAAACCGCCTCAAGCAATACTTGGGAGCATCGCTCACCCAAAAAATTACCATTCACTTACTTCACCCTCCGCTTAAACAAATCCCGGAACACCGGGTAGATGTCTGACGAAGAATCTATCTGCCGCATGGAAAAATGCGAACACTGCTTCCTTACCTCCTCATACGCCTCCCACAGGCTTTGGTGACGATCCGGAGTAATTTCGACATAGGCATAGTAGCGCGCAAGTGGCATAATTTGATTCAGTAAAATATCTCGACTGACAGGTGAATCAAAATGCCAATTGTCGCCATCGGAAGCCTGCGCAGCATAAATGTTCCAGCTGGCAGTTGGGTAGCGTTCTACTACAATCCCACTCATCAGGCGTAGCGCGCTCGATACAATGGTTCCGCCCGTCTCCTTTCCATGAAAGAACGTCTGTTCATCCACCTCCATCGCCACCGTGTGATGTCGGATAAAAATTACGTCAATTCTCTCGTAGTTGCGACTCAAGAACAAATACAACAACGTGAAGAATCGCTTCGCCAAATCTTTTCGTTTTTCATTCATTGATCCCGACACATCCATAATGCAAAACATCACCGCCTGCGTCGACGGCTGCGGCTGTTGAATCCGATTGGCATATCGGAGATCAAACGTGTCGATAAACGGGGGCAATTTCTTCGCCTGAATTTCCCGAATTCGTTCACGAAGCTCACAAATTTTCTCATCATCAGGATCAACTCCTGCATCAAGAAGATTCTGAATTTCAGCCTTAATTGCTACAATTTCCGCCCTTCGAGCCCCGAG
Proteins encoded:
- the lgt gene encoding prolipoprotein diacylglyceryl transferase yields the protein MMNWWQHIPEHINPIVCSFGSFSLSWYSVTFLLGALFSLLFLWGVTCRDSIAVLSREEFLDFSLFLLGGAIIGARFGYAIFYNAAFFVAHPASLVSPFDLETGAWIGIAGMSAHGGIVGIVLAVLVFAWKYRKSVCVLLDAVALSVPIAIFFGRLGNFFTGELFGRVTSVSWGMFFPRAGDAFLHHPSQLYEACGEGVVLWAALLVLSKRMKIPGKLFAWALGLYGGIRFFLEYLREPDRQIGFIWSIFTLGQILCLALIVAAGILLWWMRKGRNAILSRTG
- a CDS encoding AI-2E family transporter, with the translated sequence MRIPHFNTIFFFLVFFVTGGVVFFVMQPFLTSLLVAAVLATLFHGTYQFFLRASGGRRAVSASGILLLVAFLVIIPILILATLVVGEATNALSAFSSGEHSLGDIVQTAQMKLSALPYIGEVLSSQNFRFADMLGSVSSGSGAFISFLQALYGSVAGLILWIFALFFALFYFLIDGECVLNFLKRMSPLSDRDDEELMYDFASMSRAVVKGSIAVAILQGVVGGIGVAVAGVSSPAIWGAVMGFFSLIPAVGSGIVWLPMGLWLLFSGDAWQGAFLLAFGVGIISTIDNVLRPKFVGRDTQIHPLLVFFSTLGGIALFGIVGLLIGPIIVSFFLALVRIYAREFKVDLDTYNQSGSA
- a CDS encoding A/G-specific adenine glycosylase, which encodes MARRLFQLNSVRLFESTLLDFFGKAGREHLPWRREGISAYEVWVSEIMLQQTQVSRVLSYYGKFFVRFPDVESLARASWEEFLPYYAGLGYYSRGRNMLRTAKIVVETFGGEFPRDIKTLQTLPGVGDYTASAIASFAYDVNTLAWDTNLRRVIGRFFFGTKYFEKIQEERNGKSRDKKNVAAKDDWRNNIGNRFSVSAKTLNAAIMDFGSAICIGKPKCAACPLALRCVYSKEKGERESTTKQKQLRVEGKKERVRNYAWKDARVEVTLHENHRKYFSSLKGEYRPFLVPSSHNTRAGIKAWFRERYGLDVSVRPPHEKILVENVPILFVNVQILSGTHVFVEFSKEDLRKG
- a CDS encoding GGDEF domain-containing protein translates to MNTFEATPVNSPKERSADSKEDIIKQKGDALREKLRAYRSQKDFFKNATEKAKEIGVSAEEYLIEYAEKEDTIREDSDSPSAVFELSNPAGSAINNLLHEKIKQGFLADHDTLTGLLNRRAFEENVRRRQAIIKNFEQQPEVFSERRQESQAHTEQQDYRRHYSIMFIDADKFKSVNTEYGHDAGDTVLKEIAKTIKEKIRDNEGVVARWGGEEIVALVPVDIDIACAIAERIRTAVEQRTFRAERKRDFHVTISIGIAPYQDDSKKQIKTADMAVQAAKGDFSSVKNIAESLGGITVEEDLSETRNQIQFVDKNGILSRFKPKE
- the mnmA gene encoding tRNA 2-thiouridine(34) synthase MnmA, translating into MVLLQKQSKIAVLVSGGVDSSVSLALLKNAGYDVRAFYLKIWLEDEVSFLGECPWEEDLRYVREVCEQLDVPLTVVPLQKEYWERIVSYVLDEVRLGRTPNPDMLCNPRVKFGAFFETLAKESFDFIATGHYARTTLVRGRTKLLCSPDLVKDQTYFLSQLSQVQLSRALFPIGEYQKDRVRELAQEFHLPNASRKDSQGICFLGKVRFDEFLGHYLGTKRGDLVEYETGKKIGEHDGFWYFTIGQRKGVKLSGGPWFVVAKDAKENTVFVSNAWRGAEGSREQFVIENTNWVSGSFPKKRTFDVKIRHGEARYPCHIRLLSGDRWRVHLNESQPGIAPGQFAVFYDGEECLGGGVIVEE
- a CDS encoding YeaH/YhbH family protein translates to MTMIIDRRGRDGKNKSAVNRQRFIRRFKGQMKKAITDAIGSRRSITDVDKGEKANIPARDLSEPTFKHGQGGRREVIHPGNRKFTTGDKMARPKGGAGNGAAGSGQASNSGEGEDNFVFELSREEFLELFFEDLELPNLIRTQLAKVTEFKSVRAGFSSTGSPSSISIVRTFKGAYGRKIAILGARRAEIVAIKAEIQNLLDAGVDPDDEKICELRERIREIQAKKLPPFIDTFDLRYANRIQQPQPSTQAVMFCIMDVSGSMNEKRKDLAKRFFTLLYLFLSRNYERIDVIFIRHHTVAMEVDEQTFFHGKETGGTIVSSALRLMSGIVVERYPTASWNIYAAQASDGDNWHFDSPVSRDILLNQIMPLARYYAYVEITPDRHQSLWEAYEEVRKQCSHFSMRQIDSSSDIYPVFRDLFKRRVK